A single genomic interval of Lathyrus oleraceus cultivar Zhongwan6 chromosome 7, CAAS_Psat_ZW6_1.0, whole genome shotgun sequence harbors:
- the LOC127106887 gene encoding probable beta-1,3-galactosyltransferase 8, giving the protein MRGKQASAKTILFLCIACFLAGTLFTGQMWTSPSSNHESIALSTRLDSGHKRKIIEGEPGDVIEEVTKTHQAIKSLDKAISTLGMELTASKTTSQTDVNHLRQQHGSNHSIQKAFVVIGINTAFSSKKRRDSIRETWLPNGDKLKELEKEKGIVVRFMIGHSATPGSILDQSIDEEEAEHNDFLRLNHVEGYHELSSKTRLFFSTVTSMWDADFYVKIDDDIHLNLGKLVTTLAKYRSRPRIYIGCMKSGPVLYQKGVKYHEAEYWKFGEEGNKYFRHATGQLYAISRDLADYISNNWPILHRYANEDVSLGAWLLGLEVEHVDERSMCCATPPDCEWKARAGNVCVASYDWKCSGICKSVERMKDVHKACGEGDGAVWNVEI; this is encoded by the exons ATGAGAGGAAAACAAGCTTCAGCAAAAACCATTTTATTCCTATGCATTGCTTGCTTTCTTGCTGGAACACTCTTCACTGGCCAAATGTGGACAAGCCCCTCCTCCAACCATGAAAGCATCGCGCTATCGACCAGACTTGACAGCGGTCACAAGCGA AAAATAATTGAAGGTGAACCGGGAGATGTAATTGAAGAAGTGACAAAGACTCATCAAGCTATCAA GTCATTGGACAAGGCAATTTCAACATTAGGAATGGAATTGACAGCATCTAAGACAACAAGCCAAACTGATGTGAACCACTTGAGACAACAACATGGTTCTAACCATAGTATCCAGAAAGCTTTTGTGGTGATTGGCATTAACACTGCCTTTAGCAGCAAGAAACGACGAGACTCGATCCGCGAAACATGGTTGCCTAATG GAGATAAGCTAAAGGAACTAGAGAAAGAGAAGGGAATTGTTGTAAGGTTTATGATTGGACATAGCGCGACACCGGGAAGCATTCTTGATcaatcaattgatgaagaagaagcAGAACACAATGATTTCCTTAGGTTAAACCATGTTGAGGGCTACCATGAATTATCATCCAAGACAAGACTGTTCTTTTCTACCGTTACATCTATGTGGGATGCTGATTTCTATGTCAAGATTGATGATGACATACATTTAAATCTTG GTAAGTTAGTGACTACACTTGCAAAGTATCGATCAAGACCTAGAATTTATATCGGTTGTATGAAATCAGGCCCGGTTCTATATCAAAA AGGGGTAAAGTATCATGAGGCTGAATATTGGAAATTTGGAGAAGAAGGAAACAAATATTTTAGGCATGCCACAGGACAATTATATGCCATTTCTAGAGATCTTGCAGACTATATATCCAACAATTG GCCTATATTGCATAGATATGCAAATGAAGATGTGTCTCTAGGAGCATGGTTATTGGGCCtagaagttgaacatgttgatGAACGTTCCATGTGCTGTGCCACACCCCCAG ATTGTGAATGGAAGGCAAGGGCAGGAAATGTGTGTGTGGCTTCTTATGATTGGAAATGCAGTGGCATATGCAAATCTGTGGAGAGAATGAAAGATGTTCACAAAGCTTGTGGGGAAGGAGATGGAGCTGTTTGGAATGTTGAAATTTAA